One Candidatus Regiella endosymbiont of Tuberolachnus salignus genomic window, GGCCGCCTAGCGGCAACTTCAAGGACTGTGGGTATATTGGCTTTCGTCAGTTGATCTCGCCCAATTAACTTTTTTTGTTCGATCTGTTCGAATAGGTAGAAAGTCACGTTTTTCATAATATCTACGGTGAGTAGGCTTTAACGAATAGGCGCTAACAATGCAAACCATTAATGTTTAGTACTATTTTGTTGCTTAGCAATACGATTGAGTAAAAACTGTGTCAACAGTGCAACGGGGCGGCCAGTGGCGCCTTTTTCTTTGCCTGAACGCCAAGCAGTACCGGCGATATCCAAATGAGCCCAGTGATATTTAGTAGTAAAACGAGATAAGAAACAGCCTGCGGTGATAGCCCCAGCAGTACGCCCGCCAATATTTGCCATATCAGCAAAATTAGAATCAAGCTGTTTAGTGTATTCATCCGTCAGTGGTAAACGCCACGCGCGATCACCGGCTTGCTCAGAGGCTGTCATTAACTCCTCAGCCAATGCATCATGGTTAGCCATCAGTCCCGAGATATGATTACCTAAAGCAATAACACAAGCCCCGGTCAAGGTAGCAATATCGATCACTAATTCTGGATCAAAACGTTCCACATAAGTTAACGCATCACAGAGTACCATGCGACCTTCGGCATCCGTATTGAGTACTTCTACCGTTTGACCCGACATGGTGGTTATTATGTCGCCTGGGCGATAGGCTTTGCTACTTGGCATATTCTCACAGCCCGCCAACACACCGATGACATTAAGTGGTAATTCCAATTGTGCTAGCGCGCACATAACACCGTACACGGTCGCAGCACCACACATATCATATTTCATCTCATCCATGCTTGCGCCTGGTTTAAGAGAAATGCCCCCTGAATCAAAAGTGACCCCTTTACCCACCAGCACAATGGGTTTTGCATTTTGGTCTGAATGATTGCCTTTATATTCAATGATCGACATCAAAGATTCGTTTTGTGAGCCCTGCCCGACGGCTAAATAAGCATTCATGCCGAGCTTTGTCATCTCTTTTTCGTCAATGACCTTGACGGTCATGTTAGCACTGTGCTTTTTAGCCAGTTCGCACGCCTGTGTACGCAGATATTCCGCATTACAGATATTGGGCGGCTGATTGGCAATATCTTTTGTCGCTTTAATCCCTGCCGTTATCGCTAGACCTTGCTGGAGCGCCGCTTCAGCATTAGCTAATTCACTGTTTTTTTCTACTTGAAACAGTATTTTATCTAGTTTACAGGGAGGAGTTTTTTTCGTTTTTAACGGTTCGAAGAGATAAAGCATTTCTTGGATTGAGATGACTGCCTGACGTATTTTCCAGTCGATATCATTCAAGTGATGTGTTTTCTGATGGGTTGCTTCCTGGCAAGAAGAAAGACTTTTAATATCCAATTGAGTGAGTAAACAAATCGCTTCTTTCAAACCGTTATCTTTAAGTGTAGTAATGGCTTTTTTCATCACTTGCTTATAACGGTGTTCATCAAACTCAGAAGCGTTGCCACAACCAATTAATAAAATACATCTAGGGAGTAGATTGGGTACTGGATGTAATAATAGCGTCTGCCCTATTTTTCCTTCAAACTCTCTGTGTTTTAGTAAAGTATCGATATAATCAATACTCACTGAATCAAGCTTTTTTGCGACCGAAGATAAGCCATTAGATTCAAAAAAACCGACCACAATACAACCGCTGTTTTGTTTTTCTAAGCTAGAGTCTATTACATTGAATTCCATCTATTATCCCCCTTAATTATATTTTCAATAGCACCACTATACTCACAGTCCTTCAAGTTTTCGCTAGGCCGCCAGGGTCGTAAAACCAATGAGCTTAGACATACCATGAGGGCGATGGCTCGCAGCCAACAACACGGCGGCTTCAAAGGCAAAGGGTATAAATACTTTAATACTATCTTGGCCGTTAAGATTGCCATATTATGAAGACAAATGGCAGACTAACGAAGAAGTTATCGACTTTTCTGCCAAAAGACAAGTTTTCACAGGTATAATTAGCGTGATAATAATTAAATATATAATAAAAAAAACATTTAAAAGCCAAATGGCTATCCTATTTATTCTACTGTTGATCTTTATTAGTCAAAAACTGATTGTCATACTCAGCGAGACCCTTAACGGTGAAATTCCAACCCATTTAATTTTATCTTTTTTAGGGTTAGGTTTACCGGAAATGGCGCAACTGGTGCTACCTTTAAGTTTATTTCTTGGTCTACTCATCACCTACGGAAAAATGTATACGGAAAGGGAAATCACCGTTATGCATGCCTGTGGTTTTAGTCAAAACTCCTTGATCCTAGTGGCGTTAATCTTAGCGATGGGGACAGCGGCATTAGCCGCAATCAATACACTTTGGTTTATGCCATGGTCTGTAACATACCAGGGAAAAATACTGAATGACTTCCGCGCTAATCCAACGCTCGCTGCATTAATCGAAGGACAATTTCAGTCCTCGATGGATGGAAAGACGGTACTTTTTGTTGGCGCTGTCGATGGTAAAAAATTTGATCACATCTTTTTAGCGCAGTTACGGCCAGATGGCTCTCGGCGCCCTTCTATTGTGATCGCAGAAAATGGCTATATTGCCGAACGTCCCGACGGCTCTCAAATAGTTACTCTCGATAGAGGCACACGTTACGAGGGGACGGCGCTTTTACGTGATTTTCGCATCACCGATTTTAAAAACTATCAAGTGACCATTAATCCCCAATCGATAACACAAAACACTAATACCTCTGAACAGATGTCTATCCGCAGTTTGTGGCATTCCAGCCATCCTGACGCACGATCGGAGTTTCATTGGCGCTTAACACTGATTACCAGCGTGATCATTATGGCATTACTCGCGGTACCGCTTAGCGTAGTGAATCCACGTCAAAGTCGTACCTTAAACATGTTGCCAGCGATATTGCTATATCTCATTTTCTTTTTACTGCAAAGCTCTCTGCGTTCTAGTACCGCTCAAGGTAAGTTAGATCCGCTGCTTTGGTTATGGATGGTTAATGGCGCTTATTTCGCTTTAGCAATAGTACTCAATAAATGGGATAGCCTAATGAGTAACATGCGCGTTGTTTTTAGCCGTTTTTTAAGGGGAGCTAATTGATGATGTTTGGTGTCTTAGACCGTTATATCGGACGCAACATTCTACATACCATTCTGATGGCATTATTTATGTTGGTTTCTCTCTCCGGTATTATCAAATTTATCGAGCAACTACGCAAAATCGGGCAAGGTAGTTACTCGGTTCTAGGCGCTGGCATCTACACTTTACTGAGTGTACCGAAAGATATTGAAATATTTTTTCCGATGGCAGCGTTGCTTGGTGTCTTATTTGGCTTAGGCACACTAGCGTCACGCAGTGAATTAATCGTTATGCAAGCTTCAGGTTTCACCCGTACACAAATCGCCAGTGCAGTGATGAAGACCGCTATCCCATTAGTATTATTGACCATGGTTATAGGCGAGTGGGTTGCTCCACTCAGCGAGCGGATCGCCTCCGATTACCGTACTAAGATGATATTCGGAGGCTCCATACTGACGACCCAATCAGGTTTATGGGCAAGAGATGGCGAAAATTTTGTTTATATCAATCACATACTGAATGACAACACGCTAAGTGGCGTGAATATCTACCATATTGATCAGGAAAATCGCTTATTGTCTGTACGTTATGCTGCTACCGCCACCTTTAAAGATAATGTTTGGCAACTCTCTCAGGTAGATGAATCCGATCTCAGTGATGCCAAAAAAATTAACGGCTCAAAAACGTTAACCGGCGAATGGAAAAGTAACCTTACACCCGACAAACTGGGTATTGTGTCAGTGGATCCAGATTCACTACCAATAAGTGGATTACGTGATTACATTCAATATCTAAAACAAAATAAGCAGGAATCGCTCCGTTACCAACTGATTATGTGGAATAAAATATTTTCACCGCTTTCAGTAGCAGTGATGATGCTGGTGGCACTATCATTTATCTTCGGCCCGTTACGCACAGTAACGATGGGAGTACGTGTCATTGTTGGGATCTCTGTTGGCTTTTTATTTTATGTCCTCAATCAAATATTTGGACCGCTTAGTCTGGTATACAAAATGCCTCCCGTGATAGGTGCATTGTTGCCGAGTTTACTTTTTTTATTGGTGAGTTGGTATCTGTTGTTAAAGCGTCGATAAGTCACTAATAATAAATCAATATTTTCCATAGACAATATCAAAATTGTCCCAGAAAATAGATGAATTGGTGACTAAATCGGCATTTAAAATAATGCCAAAGACTTCAGAAATTATTTCAACCACTATATGGGGTAATTCCATATATAACTCTTCAATTGCTCCATCGTTACCAGTTAGTAGACTATAAAAAGATTTACCATCAATTATTCTGATATCATTTCTTACTGGCAAGCGAGTACCATTTTGGTTATCTGAAGGAGTAAATGGCTCGTTATACGTTTTTTTACCTTTTGGTAAAACTTCTACGTAATAACCAATGTAACCTTGTGGTAATTGCTTTAACTTTTTTTCTAAATCGCGGTAAATTTGTACTTTATGATTACCCTTGGTAGTGTTGTGTTTATTTTTGATTTCAGCAATTAGACGAAGGCGATGGCTTACTATATCGATTACGTGACCTACCGGTAGGTTTTCTACTCCTTCAATAGATCCCATAATTTGTTCATGTATGCTACCTATTGCATTTTGCTTAGTTTTTTGAATTTGTCTTACTTGTTCTTGTAACATCCATGCATCCATGCTGATACCTTGTACTAAGGCATCTATTGACGCAGAAAAGCAATCAAGTGTGTTGCGATATAAATTAAGCTTGTCATTTTGTGTTTCATAAATACGAATTACACTATTTTTTATCGCTGCTTTAACAGCACTTCTATCAAAAATTTTCATAATATCCATATGATTTAAAAATATTTTTTCAAAGCAAAAAAAACTAAAATATCTACTGGACCAACATATAAAGTAACTGTATATTATAACAATATTTTTTAATGATATATTGGAAATGGCGTAACATGTTTGATGCTAATCAACACCAAGATTATTTTAGTCTTACTACCTTAGCTGATATTTTGTCTCTTTCAAAAGCAACCTTGAAATTGCGCGTAAGCAAAGGAGAAATTCACTTACATCCGACAACAGGACTTATTCATAGACGAGAAGTACAACATTATGCGGAAATACAAAGCCTTATAAATTCTTCTTGGGATGAAGAGTTAACTATAAAACCAAATAGATCATATAGTTTAGTCGAACTATTTGCAGGAGCAGGAGGTTTAGCATTAGGGATGGAACAAGCTGGTTTTAGGAGTATTTTTTTAAATGAAATAAATACACATGCATGTAATACACTGCGTCATAATCGTCCAAATTGGAATGTTGTTAAAGGTGATATAGCTAAAATTAATTTTTCGAGCATTAGTGAGGAAATTGATTTATTAACGGGAGGTTTTCCTTGTCAAGCATTCTCATATGCAGGAAAAAGTTTAGGGTTTGAGGATCTTCGCGGTACATTGTTTTTTGAGATGGCTAGAGCAATAAAAGAACTTCAACCAAGAGTGTTTATGGCTGAAAATGTGAGGGCATTACTCACTCATGATAATGGAAAAACGCTTAAAGTTATTATGGAAGTGATCAATGAGCTTGGATATAAATTAATAGAACCAAAGGTTCTTAAAGCCATTTTTTATAAGACTCCCCAAAAACGTGAACGTTTAATTCTTGTTGGCGTTAGAAAAGATTTAACTCATAAAACTACGTTCCAATGGCCATCTCCGTACAAAAGAGTAATGACTCTTAAAGACGCTTTCTGCAAAGGTGAATTGTTTGACACAGATGTTCAAGAGTCACCGGGGCAAACATACCCTAAATGCAAAAGAGAAATTATGGAATATGTTCCACAAGGTGGATATTGGAAGGATCTTCCTGACAGTCTGCAGCGAAAATACATGCAGAGAAGCTATTTTTTAGGCGGCGGAAAAACTGGAATGGCAAGGAGACTCTCAATGGACGAACCAAGTTTAACATTAACAACATCACCGGCACAAAAACAAACTGAACGATGCCACCCATTAAAAACTAGACCTCTTCAAACACGTGAATATGCTCGTATACAAACGTTTCCTGATAATTGGGAGTTTATAGGTACAACAACAGAGATTTATAGACAAATAGGTAATGCTGTTCCCGTTAATATGGCTGCTGCATTAGGGCGTTCACTTATAAGATTACTAAATCAGCTCCCTTAGCGCTCTATTGTCAATCACAGCGTAGAGCACCTGTAGCGGAGTTTAATTTTTTTATTTGTGCTATTGCGAAGATATGGCCGAATCAGTTTAATTTGATCCAAGGCGGAGGAGCGCAGACAGTACAAATAGTACGGCAAGCGACGACAGCACTTAAATCAAATTAAACTGATTTGGCTATAGTAAGGATAAAATATTAGCAAGCACAAGCGATAGCGCTAAATTATTGTGCATGTTGTTCAAACCAACTGCATAAAATAACAGCAGCCGAAGCAGCATCAACACTGCCTTTATCCAGCGCCCGATACCCCCCATGGTCAAACAAATGAGATCGCGCAGCCACTGTACTAAGACGTTCATCATGCAGTGCAATTTTTACGTTAAAACGACTGTGCAAACGATTGGCGAATTTACGGGCTCTGCTTGTTAAAGGTTGCTCAGTGCCGTCCATATTCAGGGGCAATCCAACCACCACTAATTCCGGTTGCCATTCCCGCAGTAATTTTTCTACCTGCAACCAATCAGGAATGCCATCCCGTGCTTTCAATGCCGATAAAGCCGTTGCTGTACCCGTAATAGTTTGACCGATAGCGACACCAATACTTTTAGTACCAAAATCAAAAGCCATAATAGTGCTATTAACCATTAGCGTTGTTTCTTAGCTATGATATTTTCAATGGCGTTCATCAGCATACCAGTAATAGAAATCGAAAACGCCGCCTCAATTTCGCGAATACAGGTCGGACTGGTGACATTAATTTCAGTCAGACGATCGCCAATAATATCTAATCCAACAAAAATCAATCCTTTTTCTTTTAACCGCGGAGCAACGGTACGCGCAATTTGCCAATCACTTTCACTCAAAGGCTTTGCTTCAGCACGCCCACCAGCGGCTAAATTACCTCTGGTTTCTCCCTGAGCCGGGATACGTGCTAAACAATAAGGCACCGGTTCACCATCCACAACCAATATACGCTTATCGCCTTCTGCAATAGCCGGCAAAAAATTTTGCGCCATACAAAAATGTTGACCGTGATGCGTCAAGGTTTCAATAATAACCGATAGATTCGGGTCATCTTTTTTTATCCTAAAAATTGATGCTCCTCCCATACCGTCTAACGGTTTCAGAATAATATCTCCATGATCTTTATGAAATGCACGGATTTTTTCTTTTTGGCGCGTTACCAGCGTGTCTGGCGTTAATTCAGGAAACCAAGCGGTAAATAATTTTTCATTACAGTCGCGCAGACTTTGCGGTTTATTAACCACTAAAGAGCCTTCAGCTTCCGCTCGCTCTAAAATATAAGTGGCATAAATAAATTCAGTATCAAAGGGGGGATCTTTACGCATCAGAATAACGTCAAGCTCATCTAATGGCAGCTCCTGCTCATTACCAAACTGATACCAATTTTCCTGATCGTCAGTGACTTCCACTGGATGCATACATGCCTTGCCTTTACCATTTTTTAGATAAAGATCACCGACTTCCATGTAATACAGTTCCCAGCCACGACGTTGCGCTTCTAGCAGCATCGCAAAACTGCTATCTTTTTTTATATTTATCGATGAAATAGGATCCATCACGATACCAAGCTTGATCATTTTTTTCCCCTCCCCAGATCACCAAACTGCAACTGTAACACGGTAATCGCAGCAATGGCGGCCGTTTCTGTGCGAAAAATACGTGGTCCCATGCGGATACCCTCAAAGCCATTATTGAATGTCATGTCAATTTCATCAGCAGATAAACCGCCTTCTGAGCCTATCAGTAAACGAATCTTATCTACGGATAGCGGTAAAGTATTTATCTGTTTTTTCGCCTGCGGATCCAGCGTTAATTTCAAGCTGTCATCCTGTTGTTGACACCAATCGGACAGAGACATAGCCGCACGAATTTCAGGAATAACATTGCGACCACATTGCTCACAGGCCGCGATAGCTATTTTTCGCCATTGCTGATTTTTTTTCTCCAAACGTTCCTCTGATAGCTTGATACTGCAACGTTCTGAAAACAAGGGGGTCAGCACATTGACACCTAATTCAATAGATTTTTGGATAGTCAATTCCATTCTTTCGCCCCGCGAAATAACCTGCCCTAGATGTAAATGTAAAGGCGATTCACGATCTTCCACACAGCCTGCATCCACTCGAACAAATACCTTTTTTTTATCCAGCCGGATAATTTCAGCAGTAAAAAGTCGATTGCTACCGTCAAATAAGTGCAGCAATTGTCCTTTTTTCATACGTAGCACAAGACTGACATGTTTCACCGCATCGTCGTTAAGCACGATTTCACTGTGATCAGATAAAAGGGTTGAATGATAGATACGAGGTATACGCACATGTCACCTAAGTAATGACGGATAAGTAAGAGAGAATAGGAATAGAGGATAAATACATCCAGGCTACACCTCTACCAATGATAGTATACCCACAGTCCTTCAAGTTGCCGCTAGGCGGCCAAGGCGACCGACCGATGAGCGTAGATAGACTACGTGATTCGGGCGAACACCCGCAGCCAACAACGCGGCAGCTTTAAAGACGAAGGGTATAGATTAATTTTTTCGGCGCTGACAAGCCTGTTGCACGTAGGGGTTGTGATTACCTTGGATCTGAGCAATCCTCGCTTCTCGCAGGCATTCCCATGCATCAACCGGATACTGTTTATCCCAAGCGGCAAATATCTTACTTTGCTGACTCGACAACTGCAAATGATAGTGATCACGCATATAAAAATAAGTGCGTGCAATGGCACCCCGAGCACGTGGCGGGGGATCTGCCTTTTTATTTTTAAAATCGATTTTCATTGCACAACGACCATATTGATTCTCCCCTCCATTCCATTGACTAAACATAAAATTACTTCGATCACCATTCACTTCGCCAATCGCCGGTTGCAGATTATGCAAATCGTTTTCCATCTGACGATATACCGGATCAGTGGTACAGTTTTTACGCCCCCCTTGTTGCCAACATTGATGTTGATGCCCAAACTGCCAGGCAGGCACTACATGTTCCCACTCAATTCGTTCGGCACGCTGGCTATTTTTACGCACCTGATAACCACAAGCAGCGAGATCAGGCACCCCTTTTTTTCCCTGCCAACGAATAGGGCAGCCACAATAAAAACTGCCAGGCACATCGCGGTGGATTTTAGCTGCAACAATTTTAGCTTGAGAAAAATTATTGATCTTTTGACTGTGACTGACTACTGAAAAAAAAGATGATGAGAAAATAAAAAATAACAAGGTTTTGCGAAGCATCTCTCAAAATAATCCAGGAAAAGAAAAGCCCGCAGACTATAGAAAATCATACCGCTAAGCAACGTAATAAATGTGACTATTCACTATTTCAAACGGCTGTCTCTATTTTCCACCATAAGCGGTTTTTGTAAGCATCGCGTGGAGTTTTGTTATTTAATGTCAATCGAAGTCAACAAAACAACATTTATCTCTCTAGCAAAAGTTATCTAAACATGATTATTGTATTAAATTGAATTGTTATTTAAAAAAGGA contains:
- a CDS encoding Eco47II family restriction endonuclease, encoding MKIFDRSAVKAAIKNSVIRIYETQNDKLNLYRNTLDCFSASIDALVQGISMDAWMLQEQVRQIQKTKQNAIGSIHEQIMGSIEGVENLPVGHVIDIVSHRLRLIAEIKNKHNTTKGNHKVQIYRDLEKKLKQLPQGYIGYYVEVLPKGKKTYNEPFTPSDNQNGTRLPVRNDIRIIDGKSFYSLLTGNDGAIEELYMELPHIVVEIISEVFGIILNADLVTNSSIFWDNFDIVYGKY
- the lptF gene encoding LPS export ABC transporter permease LptF, which translates into the protein MIIIKYIIKKTFKSQMAILFILLLIFISQKLIVILSETLNGEIPTHLILSFLGLGLPEMAQLVLPLSLFLGLLITYGKMYTEREITVMHACGFSQNSLILVALILAMGTAALAAINTLWFMPWSVTYQGKILNDFRANPTLAALIEGQFQSSMDGKTVLFVGAVDGKKFDHIFLAQLRPDGSRRPSIVIAENGYIAERPDGSQIVTLDRGTRYEGTALLRDFRITDFKNYQVTINPQSITQNTNTSEQMSIRSLWHSSHPDARSEFHWRLTLITSVIIMALLAVPLSVVNPRQSRTLNMLPAILLYLIFFLLQSSLRSSTAQGKLDPLLWLWMVNGAYFALAIVLNKWDSLMSNMRVVFSRFLRGAN
- the rsmE gene encoding 16S rRNA (uracil(1498)-N(3))-methyltransferase, which gives rise to MRIPRIYHSTLLSDHSEIVLNDDAVKHVSLVLRMKKGQLLHLFDGSNRLFTAEIIRLDKKKVFVRVDAGCVEDRESPLHLHLGQVISRGERMELTIQKSIELGVNVLTPLFSERCSIKLSEERLEKKNQQWRKIAIAACEQCGRNVIPEIRAAMSLSDWCQQQDDSLKLTLDPQAKKQINTLPLSVDKIRLLIGSEGGLSADEIDMTFNNGFEGIRMGPRIFRTETAAIAAITVLQLQFGDLGRGKK
- the lptG gene encoding LPS export ABC transporter permease LptG, whose product is MFGVLDRYIGRNILHTILMALFMLVSLSGIIKFIEQLRKIGQGSYSVLGAGIYTLLSVPKDIEIFFPMAALLGVLFGLGTLASRSELIVMQASGFTRTQIASAVMKTAIPLVLLTMVIGEWVAPLSERIASDYRTKMIFGGSILTTQSGLWARDGENFVYINHILNDNTLSGVNIYHIDQENRLLSVRYAATATFKDNVWQLSQVDESDLSDAKKINGSKTLTGEWKSNLTPDKLGIVSVDPDSLPISGLRDYIQYLKQNKQESLRYQLIMWNKIFSPLSVAVMMLVALSFIFGPLRTVTMGVRVIVGISVGFLFYVLNQIFGPLSLVYKMPPVIGALLPSLLFLLVSWYLLLKRR
- the gshB gene encoding glutathione synthase, with translation MIKLGIVMDPISSINIKKDSSFAMLLEAQRRGWELYYMEVGDLYLKNGKGKACMHPVEVTDDQENWYQFGNEQELPLDELDVILMRKDPPFDTEFIYATYILERAEAEGSLVVNKPQSLRDCNEKLFTAWFPELTPDTLVTRQKEKIRAFHKDHGDIILKPLDGMGGASIFRIKKDDPNLSVIIETLTHHGQHFCMAQNFLPAIAEGDKRILVVDGEPVPYCLARIPAQGETRGNLAAGGRAEAKPLSESDWQIARTVAPRLKEKGLIFVGLDIIGDRLTEINVTSPTCIREIEAAFSISITGMLMNAIENIIAKKQR
- a CDS encoding leucyl aminopeptidase, whose amino-acid sequence is MEFNVIDSSLEKQNSGCIVVGFFESNGLSSVAKKLDSVSIDYIDTLLKHREFEGKIGQTLLLHPVPNLLPRCILLIGCGNASEFDEHRYKQVMKKAITTLKDNGLKEAICLLTQLDIKSLSSCQEATHQKTHHLNDIDWKIRQAVISIQEMLYLFEPLKTKKTPPCKLDKILFQVEKNSELANAEAALQQGLAITAGIKATKDIANQPPNICNAEYLRTQACELAKKHSANMTVKVIDEKEMTKLGMNAYLAVGQGSQNESLMSIIEYKGNHSDQNAKPIVLVGKGVTFDSGGISLKPGASMDEMKYDMCGAATVYGVMCALAQLELPLNVIGVLAGCENMPSSKAYRPGDIITTMSGQTVEVLNTDAEGRMVLCDALTYVERFDPELVIDIATLTGACVIALGNHISGLMANHDALAEELMTASEQAGDRAWRLPLTDEYTKQLDSNFADMANIGGRTAGAITAGCFLSRFTTKYHWAHLDIAGTAWRSGKEKGATGRPVALLTQFLLNRIAKQQNSTKH
- a CDS encoding DNA (cytosine-5-)-methyltransferase — translated: MFDANQHQDYFSLTTLADILSLSKATLKLRVSKGEIHLHPTTGLIHRREVQHYAEIQSLINSSWDEELTIKPNRSYSLVELFAGAGGLALGMEQAGFRSIFLNEINTHACNTLRHNRPNWNVVKGDIAKINFSSISEEIDLLTGGFPCQAFSYAGKSLGFEDLRGTLFFEMARAIKELQPRVFMAENVRALLTHDNGKTLKVIMEVINELGYKLIEPKVLKAIFYKTPQKRERLILVGVRKDLTHKTTFQWPSPYKRVMTLKDAFCKGELFDTDVQESPGQTYPKCKREIMEYVPQGGYWKDLPDSLQRKYMQRSYFLGGGKTGMARRLSMDEPSLTLTTSPAQKQTERCHPLKTRPLQTREYARIQTFPDNWEFIGTTTEIYRQIGNAVPVNMAAALGRSLIRLLNQLP
- the ruvX gene encoding Holliday junction resolvase RuvX, translated to MVNSTIMAFDFGTKSIGVAIGQTITGTATALSALKARDGIPDWLQVEKLLREWQPELVVVGLPLNMDGTEQPLTSRARKFANRLHSRFNVKIALHDERLSTVAARSHLFDHGGYRALDKGSVDAASAAVILCSWFEQHAQ
- the endA gene encoding deoxyribonuclease I, producing the protein MLRKTLLFFIFSSSFFSVVSHSQKINNFSQAKIVAAKIHRDVPGSFYCGCPIRWQGKKGVPDLAACGYQVRKNSQRAERIEWEHVVPAWQFGHQHQCWQQGGRKNCTTDPVYRQMENDLHNLQPAIGEVNGDRSNFMFSQWNGGENQYGRCAMKIDFKNKKADPPPRARGAIARTYFYMRDHYHLQLSSQQSKIFAAWDKQYPVDAWECLREARIAQIQGNHNPYVQQACQRRKN